The following proteins are co-located in the Caldivirga sp. genome:
- a CDS encoding SMC family ATPase — protein sequence MSSRLTIDSVELEGFRVFKGRVTFNFIEGLNVIHGPIGSGKSSIIQAIEFALYGNQLEARERVARLSDLINEDSNEATVALRLGGNLIVRRLMRKGNSTYQTLTLNGNQSTDDYLITLLGVDDDDFERFILVSHKTLEDLVYGPVRRRTLAIDRLFGLEFLEVLGSVLPVRQVSEAIDVRKQRLASIREAEDLLRKYGSIKAALDKRSSLATEIEGIREQVKAISSAYVELANRRSRYVEAIKRVEEQYTRYLYVRERLRQLEEELRNVKGEDYGEVLIKGSLEVIRRMLIPRLESVMLQELSERLEKANTIDELLELSYSGVNALEGKVKELEEELEVMRRSRDDLGRLIDRTRGELSSLMERLSVIEDAAKQYAEYVKKYGDLGKVKAELESARSEYNEIETVVKVKASALEILNYLIREIELHGEATCPVHGFKVTRDRLSELKDRANNLQRELSELRIIDVKSRVNELERVAVEMEGLYAQYVQYQELLSKVDEYKAQLNQYLDKLQKLERAMADLEKRIKDFRSIIELAHKRLEEAERRYLIYRKIKERDALRLEENSLLNELKGSGINLDEVVSIDEALRDMEKRMDELRRRLEEATSEYMQLDTVLSRISHENIDVEKTLSEIKELEEINGRFQRILNRLNEVQGKVRGDVVNIIQSKVIDLFKQLYPYSDLEGITVKLQHRKGKGSDYVLYALRGGRDVPVSRLSDGQRLTLAQSFVLAVYRLMQHNLGFILMDEPIPYVDVNAKRAFSETITKAISEGMIKQVILATQDDTLLEALIKSSEDSKVRSNVIKLQRPK from the coding sequence ATGAGTAGTCGTTTAACAATAGATTCAGTGGAGTTGGAGGGATTTAGGGTATTTAAGGGTAGAGTTACGTTCAATTTCATCGAAGGCTTAAACGTGATTCACGGGCCAATAGGTTCAGGTAAGTCAAGCATAATTCAAGCCATTGAGTTCGCCCTATACGGTAATCAATTAGAGGCCAGGGAGAGGGTGGCTAGGTTAAGTGACTTAATTAACGAGGACTCTAACGAGGCTACTGTAGCTCTAAGGCTAGGCGGTAATCTGATAGTGAGGAGGCTGATGCGTAAGGGTAACTCAACATACCAGACCTTAACCCTTAATGGTAATCAATCAACCGATGATTACTTAATCACCCTGCTGGGGGTTGATGATGATGATTTCGAGAGGTTCATACTGGTTAGCCACAAGACCCTTGAGGACCTAGTCTATGGGCCGGTTAGGAGGAGGACACTGGCTATAGATAGGCTATTCGGGTTAGAGTTCCTCGAGGTCTTGGGCAGCGTATTACCGGTTAGGCAGGTTAGCGAGGCCATAGACGTTAGGAAGCAGAGGTTAGCCAGTATAAGGGAGGCTGAGGATCTACTACGGAAATACGGCTCAATTAAGGCAGCCCTAGATAAGAGGAGTAGCTTAGCCACTGAGATAGAGGGCATTAGGGAGCAGGTTAAGGCCATTTCATCAGCCTACGTTGAGTTAGCCAATAGGAGGTCAAGGTACGTTGAGGCAATTAAGAGGGTTGAGGAACAGTACACCAGGTACCTGTATGTTAGGGAGCGGTTGAGGCAGCTTGAGGAGGAGTTGAGGAACGTTAAGGGTGAGGATTATGGTGAGGTATTGATTAAGGGTAGCCTAGAGGTGATTAGACGCATGTTGATTCCAAGGCTTGAATCAGTGATGCTTCAGGAATTAAGTGAAAGGCTTGAGAAGGCTAACACCATTGATGAGCTACTGGAGTTAAGCTACAGTGGGGTTAACGCCCTGGAGGGTAAGGTTAAGGAACTTGAGGAGGAGTTGGAGGTTATGAGGAGGAGTAGGGATGATTTAGGCAGGCTAATAGATAGGACTAGGGGGGAGTTAAGTTCACTAATGGAGAGGCTCAGCGTTATTGAGGATGCGGCCAAGCAGTATGCCGAGTACGTTAAGAAGTATGGTGATTTAGGTAAGGTTAAGGCTGAGTTAGAATCCGCTAGAAGTGAGTATAATGAAATAGAGACCGTGGTTAAGGTTAAGGCCTCAGCCCTTGAGATTCTTAACTACTTGATAAGGGAGATTGAACTACACGGTGAGGCAACATGCCCAGTCCACGGCTTTAAGGTAACGCGGGATAGGCTCAGTGAACTTAAGGATAGGGCCAATAATCTGCAGAGGGAGTTAAGTGAATTAAGGATTATTGACGTTAAGAGTAGGGTTAATGAACTCGAGAGGGTTGCAGTGGAGATGGAGGGGTTGTATGCGCAGTACGTTCAGTACCAGGAATTACTGAGTAAGGTTGATGAGTATAAGGCTCAGTTGAACCAATACCTCGATAAGCTTCAGAAGCTGGAGAGGGCTATGGCTGATCTTGAGAAGAGGATTAAGGACTTCAGGAGCATCATTGAGCTAGCCCACAAGAGGCTTGAGGAGGCTGAGAGGAGGTACTTAATCTACAGGAAGATTAAGGAGAGGGATGCCTTGAGGCTTGAGGAGAACAGCCTACTTAATGAGCTTAAGGGAAGCGGCATAAACCTTGATGAGGTAGTGAGCATTGACGAGGCCTTAAGGGATATGGAGAAGCGTATGGATGAATTAAGGAGGAGGCTCGAGGAAGCAACCTCAGAATACATGCAGTTGGACACCGTATTATCGAGGATAAGCCACGAGAACATTGATGTTGAGAAGACTCTCAGTGAAATTAAGGAACTTGAGGAGATTAACGGTAGGTTCCAACGCATACTCAATAGGCTTAATGAAGTTCAAGGCAAGGTTAGGGGTGACGTAGTTAACATAATTCAATCAAAGGTTATTGACTTATTTAAGCAGCTATACCCGTACAGCGACTTAGAGGGAATAACAGTTAAACTTCAGCATAGGAAAGGTAAGGGAAGCGATTACGTACTTTACGCGCTCAGGGGAGGCAGGGATGTTCCAGTATCAAGGCTTAGTGATGGGCAGAGATTAACATTAGCTCAATCATTCGTACTAGCAGTGTATAGGCTAATGCAGCATAACTTAGGCTTCATACTTATGGATGAACCAATCCCCTACGTTGATGTTAACGCTAAGAGGGCCTTCTCCGAAACCATTACAAAGGCCATAAGTGAGGGTATGATTAAGCAGGTTATATTAGCAACACAGGACGATACACTACTGGAAGCGTTAATTAAAAGCTCAGAGGACAGTAAAGTGAGGAGCAATGTGATTAAGCTTCAACGCCCTAAGTGA
- a CDS encoding Trm112 family protein has product MKYRLMDILACPYDKTFPLTLVVFEEKTYPERTYSGRVPFCELYCSFRRMNIKDMSNPSQEAPCGECIKHEVVNGILYCPTCGRWYPIKDEIPILLPDELRNKKEDEEFLDKFKDKIRELAPDVASKILKQTT; this is encoded by the coding sequence ATGAAATATAGGCTAATGGATATTTTAGCGTGCCCATATGATAAAACGTTTCCACTAACGCTAGTAGTATTTGAAGAGAAGACTTACCCTGAAAGAACATACAGTGGTAGGGTACCCTTCTGTGAATTATACTGCTCCTTCAGGAGAATGAACATTAAGGACATGAGTAACCCAAGCCAGGAAGCCCCCTGCGGTGAGTGCATTAAGCATGAGGTTGTTAACGGCATACTATACTGCCCAACGTGCGGCAGATGGTACCCGATAAAGGATGAGATACCTATACTTCTCCCAGATGAACTGAGGAATAAGAAGGAGGATGAGGAGTTCCTGGATAAGTTTAAGGATAAGATAAGGGAATTAGCACCTGACGTAGCATCAAAGATACTTAAACAAACCACGTGA